DNA sequence from the Pseudoglutamicibacter cumminsii genome:
CAACGAAGGGGCCCTTCTTAAGGCTGCGTGGCATCTAAGAGCTCCTATCGCTTGTTCTTGCCAGTGCGGCGACGGCGCACAATGAGCTTGTCGCTGGACTTGTTAGGACGGCGCGTGCGGCCTTCCTTCTTACCGGCTGGGTTGACTGGGTGACGGCCACCAGAGGTACGGCCTTCACCACCACCGTGTGGGTGATCGACTGGGTTCATAGCGACACCGCGGACGGTTGGGCGGATGCCCTTCCAGCGCATACGGCCGGCCTTACCCCAGTTGATGTTGATCTGCTCAGCGTTGCCGACCTCGCCGACGGTTGCGCGGCAGCGAACGTCAACGTTGCGGATTTCGCCGGATGGCAGACGCAGCTGTGCGTACTTGCCTTCACGTGCTACGAGCTGAGCGGATGCACCAGCGGAACGAGCCATCTTTGCGCCGCCACCTGGGCGGAGCTCGATTGCGTGCACAACGGTACCGACTGGGATGTTGCGCAGCGGCAGGTTGTTGCCTGGCTTGATGTCAGCGTTCGGGCCGGACTCGACGCGGTCGCCCTGCTTGAGGCGCTCTGGCGCTACGATGTAGCGCTTGGTGCCGTCCACGTAGTGGAGCAGTGCGATGCGGGCGGTGCGGTTCGGGTCGTACTCGATGTGAGCGACCTTTGCCGGTACGCCGTCCTTGTCTGCGCGACGGAAGTCGATCAGACGGTACTGGCGCTTGTGGCCACCACCCTTGTGGCGGGTCGTGATGCGGCCGGTGTTGTTACGGCCACCGGTCTTGTGCAGCGGGCGGAGAAGGGACTTCTCTGGCGTGCTGCGCGTAATTTCTGCGAAGTCGGCAACGGACGAGCCACGCAGGCCCGGCGTTGTCGGCTTGTATTTGCGAATTGCCATTTATTGTTCCTCGTTAAAGTGGTCTCCGGTTGCCTTAGGCGACCGGACCGCCGAAGATGTCGATGGTGTCATCGCCCTGGAGGGTGACGATTGCGCGCTTGGTGTTCTTGCGCTGCCCCCAACCGAAGCGGGTACGCGTGCGCTTACCCGGGCGATTGTTGGTGTTGACCGATGCAACCTTGACGCCGTAGATCTCCTCTACTGCAGCCTTGATTTCGGTCTTGTTCGAACGTGGGTCCACCAGGAAGGTGTACTGACCCTCGTCGATCAGGTTGTAGCTCTTTTCCGAAACGACCGGAGCGACGATGACGTCGTGGGCCGTGCGACGGTTGATGTTAGTCACTTGGCGTCCTCCTTACCGATGAAGGCGTCGAAGGCAGCCTTCGTGAAGATGACGTCATCAGCGCGGAGCACATCGTAGGTGTTGAGCTGGTCCACGAACAGTGCGTGTACGAACTCAAGGTTGCGCACGGACAGAGCTGCGACGTCGTTGGCGCGTTCGAGCACCACGAGCAGGTTCTTCCGGGTCGTGAGGGACTTGAGGTTCTCGCGAGCCTGCTTGGTCGACGGGGTGTCGCCCGTGACGATGTCCTCTACGACGTGGATGCGATCGTGGCGTGCACGATCGGAGAGGGCGCCGCGAAGTGCAGCTGCCTTCATCTTCTTAGGGGTGCGCTGGGAGTAGTCGCGTGGGACTGGACCGTGTGCGATACCACCGCCGCGCATCTGTGGCTCACGGATGGAGCCCTGACGTGCGCGACCGGTGCCCTTCTGGCGGAACGGCTTGATGCCGGAGCCGGAGCGTTCTGCACGGGTCTTAGTCTTGTGCGTACCCTGGCGGCGTGCTGCCTCTTGCGCAACAACTACCTGGTGCAAGAGAGCAACGTTAGCCTCGGTATCGAAGATCTCTGCTGGGAGATCAACCTTTACGGTTTTGATAGCCATTGGTTAGGCTCCCTTCACTGCAGTGCGAACCAGGACAACCTGGCCACGCGGACCTGGGACGGCGCCCTTGATGAGCAGGAGGTTGTTCTCTGCGTCTACGCCGTGAACGGTGAGGTTCAGGGTCGTCTGACGCTCAACACCCATGCGGCCCGGAAGCTTCTTGCCCTTGAAGACGCGACCTGGGGTCGACGCCTGGCCAACGGAGCCTGGCTTGCGGTGGTTCTTGTGCTGACCGTGGGATGCACCAGCGCCGGCGAAGCCGTGACGCTTCATTGCACCTGCGAAGCCCTTACCCTTGGTGGTTCCGGTGATGTCTACCTTGGAACCGGCTTCAAACTGCTCGACGGTGAGTTCCTGGCCGAGCTCGTAGTCTGCTGCGTCAGCGGTACGTACTTCGGCTACGTGGCGGCGTGGGGTCACGCCTGCGGCCTTGAAGTGGCCGGCGAGTGGCTTGGTGACCTTGGTTGGGTCTACCTGGCCGTAGCCGATCTGGATCGCGGTGTAGCCGTCGCGCTCTTCGTTGCGCAGCTGGGTGACGACGTTAGCGTCAGCCTTGACGACGGTTACCGGGATCAGGTTGTTGTCTTTATCCCAGACCTGGGTCATGCCGAGCTTCGTGCCCAGCAGGCCCTTGATGTTGCGGCTTGCGGTCATAGTTATCTCAGCACCTCCCTATTAAAGCTTGATTTCGATGTTGACATCCGCTGGCAGGTCGAGGCGCATAAGCGAGTCGACGGCCTTTGGAGTTGGATCCACGATGTCGATGAGGCGCTTGTGGGTG
Encoded proteins:
- the rplW gene encoding 50S ribosomal protein L23, which produces MTNINRRTAHDVIVAPVVSEKSYNLIDEGQYTFLVDPRSNKTEIKAAVEEIYGVKVASVNTNNRPGKRTRTRFGWGQRKNTKRAIVTLQGDDTIDIFGGPVA
- the rplD gene encoding 50S ribosomal protein L4 gives rise to the protein MAIKTVKVDLPAEIFDTEANVALLHQVVVAQEAARRQGTHKTKTRAERSGSGIKPFRQKGTGRARQGSIREPQMRGGGIAHGPVPRDYSQRTPKKMKAAALRGALSDRARHDRIHVVEDIVTGDTPSTKQARENLKSLTTRKNLLVVLERANDVAALSVRNLEFVHALFVDQLNTYDVLRADDVIFTKAAFDAFIGKEDAK
- the rplB gene encoding 50S ribosomal protein L2, yielding MAIRKYKPTTPGLRGSSVADFAEITRSTPEKSLLRPLHKTGGRNNTGRITTRHKGGGHKRQYRLIDFRRADKDGVPAKVAHIEYDPNRTARIALLHYVDGTKRYIVAPERLKQGDRVESGPNADIKPGNNLPLRNIPVGTVVHAIELRPGGGAKMARSAGASAQLVAREGKYAQLRLPSGEIRNVDVRCRATVGEVGNAEQININWGKAGRMRWKGIRPTVRGVAMNPVDHPHGGGEGRTSGGRHPVNPAGKKEGRTRRPNKSSDKLIVRRRRTGKNKR
- the rplC gene encoding 50S ribosomal protein L3 translates to MTASRNIKGLLGTKLGMTQVWDKDNNLIPVTVVKADANVVTQLRNEERDGYTAIQIGYGQVDPTKVTKPLAGHFKAAGVTPRRHVAEVRTADAADYELGQELTVEQFEAGSKVDITGTTKGKGFAGAMKRHGFAGAGASHGQHKNHRKPGSVGQASTPGRVFKGKKLPGRMGVERQTTLNLTVHGVDAENNLLLIKGAVPGPRGQVVLVRTAVKGA